CGAGACAACCTCGCCTGTATTCTTCCAATCCGAGATGCCGGAGGCTCGCACGCGTATGGCCGTGTGCCCGCAAGTTGTGAGCGCCGCATCGCCGCTCTTGACGGTTGTGGAAATCGAGCCTGGAGTCCGCGCACAGGCCTTCGCCGAGACCGCCCAATCCATGCGACTGACCCCGCTTGGCCTTGTCCTGCACGCTGAGACGGAGGAGGCCGCTCGCGCCAAGTGCCCCATGGCCGCTCAGGTCCTCTTCATTCCGCCGGACATGGAGAAAGCGATGGAGGTTCTGGCCGGACGCCTGGACAAGTTCATTGTCCCCAACAAGCCACCGGAAGCCTGAAAAAACGGAGGTTAGGTCTGCTCTGCGTTCCTTCCGCGACAGAGATTCAGCCCCGCCCGTCAGAGATCGATCACCTCAATGAGCCCCCGCATCTGGCGGGGGCTCTCGCCATCTCTGCCCATGGTTGTACGGCCCATTCTGCCGCGGGGCTTTGACGTTGACACCTTTCGCCCCAGAAGAGGACCCTCGGGAAGGCTTGATCGCTGGGTGCTCGGTACTTCGGTGCCGCGCGCACGGCTTGTTGTGCTTGAACGGTCTGTGGACCGACCGACAAACCTTCAGCTCGGAGAACGAGGGCCATGCGTAAAGCGCTTCTCATTCTGCCTCTCTTCATTCTTTTGGCAGTCGCCACACCTGTCGCAGCATTCCTCGTGACGCCGTTGGACGACGGTAATCTCGCCGTCGAAGTGGACACCACCGGCCAGACTCTCGAAGATGCAGTCGCGGCGGCGAAGTTGGAAGCGGTCAAGGGTACCGTCGGTCGCGTTTATCTCTCCAATAACCTGACGCTCGCGGATGATCTCCTGGGCAAGTACTTGGAGAACTACGGCAACGGATTCGTCTCTGCGGTCGAAGTTCTCAACGAGAGCTATCAGGCGGGCCAGAGTCAAATCACGGCGCGCGTATTTATCGATTATGCACGCATGATCGATGACCTTACAGAGAAGAAGTTCCTCTACACTCCCGCATACAAACCTCGTTTCGTGACGTTCATGACAGAACGTCTTGACGGTGAAATTTCCAAGGAAGGCGTTGCGCGCGAGACTCTTGCGCAGTCGCTGAACGCGCTCGGCATGCGCCGCTACGGCAGCGAACTCCCCTCTCCGCCGGCCGAGACCGATGTCATCATCGATGAACTGCTGCTCGATGCGGCGATCATCAGTGCCCAGCGCGCCGGCGTCGAAATCATCGTCTCCGGCGAAGTCGACACAACGCTCCGCGAACAGCGCCGCCTCTACTACGACGATTACTGGTTCTACGACACTGAAATGACGGCCCGTATGGTACGCGTCGACACGGGCGAGGTCCTTTTTGAGGCGACCGCGCAGGGGTCAGCCAGCGACACGAGCCAGGTAAACGCAGTCCGCACCGCCATTCAGCGCGCGTCGGATCGCGTGGCCGAGAAATTGCTGGCCCAGTATGAAGAATTCTGGCCCGTCGTGGTGCAGAGGGGCGCCGATTACGAAGTCCTTCTGACGGGCATTACGGACGAGACGCTTGAAATCGTGAAGCAGAATGTCGAACGACTCGGCCACACCACAAACGTGCACTTGCGCAAGCGTTTCGACCGCTCGGCCGTCCTGGCCATCGAGTTCGATGGACCCAAGGCGGACTTGCTGGACAATCTGGAATCCTGTCCCTTCCCGACTCTGTACATCCTGAATCCGGATGCGGAGCGGGACTTCGAGGTTCAGGTGTCCGGTTGATCGAACGCGATCGCGCGCACCGAACTTGTTCCTAACAGGGGAGTCATTAATTGAAAGCCAAGAGTTGGATCCTCGCCCTGGGCTGTGGAGCGCTGCTGCTCTGTGGTCCGGCTCGCGCACAGGAAGATTCTCAAGATACACCCAGCGAAGTTGAGCAACCCCGGCCGGCTGTCGAAGTACTGACAGAGCCCACCGGTGAATTCCGCCTGAACGCCCTCAAGGGCGATCCCGTGGAACTGACACTCCGGGATGTGGTGCTGCAGACCTTGATGCAGAATCTCGACATCAAGATCAGCAAGAAGGATCGCGATATCGCGGCGGAGCAGGTCTTCGCCGAACTCGGCATTTACGATCCGGTATTCGAAGCAGGCGTCACACGTACGCAGATCGACGAGCAAAGTCGCACCCTTCCGCAGAACCGCTGGACCGTGGACGAGAAGGACACCCAGTCCTACGCGGCACTGTCCCAGCGCACGCCGTGGGGTACGATGGTCACTTTGGAATTCACCGACCATCGCCAGCACATCCTCGACCGCGATCCGCGCGTCGGCAACACGCTGTCTCCATCCTACCGACAGACGGCCGGCGTGACGGTCACGCAGCCACTGCTGAAGAATTTCGGCCCGCTCGTTAACAACGCCAATATCCGCATCGCAAAGCGCCGTCTCGATCAGTCGAACGAAGCCTTCCGTGGGCAGATCATGGACCAACTTGCCTCTGTGATGGGCGCATACTGGGAGCTTGTATTCACGATTCGGAATCTGGATGTGCAGGAGCAGGCCCTTGCGTCGGCTCGCGAACTCGAACGCGTGAACAAGGCCCGCGTCGACGTCGGTTCGCTGCCGCGGCTCTCCCTTGTTCAAGCCCAGGCGGAGGTCGCGTATCGCGAATCCCTTGTGGTGAATGCCGAATCCGCGGTGGCACAGGCCCAGGACAACCTCCTTCAACTGATGAACTGGGACCGGACCGATCTTGACAAGGAATGGAATCGCCCGATCATCCCGGTGGATTCGCCGGAGTTCACCCCCGATGTCCGTTTCAGCGACAGCGAACTGATCAATGTCGCCTTCGCGCGCCGGCCGGACTTCCTGGCTGCTGTAACGGAACTCGATGTCGCACACATCAATCGCGACGTCTCGAAGCGCCAGCGTCTTCCCGAACTGAACGTCTTCGGCAGCTATACGTACTCGGGCCTCGACAATTCGCGCTGGGGCGCGTTCGACTACGTCGACGACATGGACTACACGGACTACTCGTTTGGTGCAGAGTTCCGCTTCCCGCTGTTCAATCGTCAGGCCCGGGCGCAGTACCACCAATCACTCGATTATGCCGAGCAGCAGGAGTTGTTCATCCAGCAGCTCGAAGTTGCGATCACCGGCCAGGTGCGCGCCAGCACGCGCTCCGTTCGCACGGCACTGCGCCGCATCGATGCCACGCGCAAGCAGGTTACCGCCGACCAGGAGAAGCTGGACGCTGAAATCAAGCGTCGCGAAGTCGGCGAGCGCACGACATTCGATGTCTTGGACTTCCAGGACGACCTGGCCCAATCCCAGGCCTCGGAAGCACGCGCGATGGTGGACTATCAGATTGCAATGATTGAGCTCGCGCGTTCGACCGGAACGCTGCTGGATGCACAGAATATTCTTGTCGACGACCAGGTTCCGCCGGGTGGCTTCGACCTTGGCTTCCAGCCAGTCTCGACCGACTCGATCACTCCTGAAGAGGTCGACGAGGCAGTGCCGAGCGCGCAGCATCTGCTCGCTCCGCTGCAGTAGAGGCGCCTCTACTCAGCGCCGTTATAAATCCAGATATCTCCACTGCTGGCCACGCCGTTCGTCGGATCGTACGTGGCCAGTAGCCATTTTGAGGGCTCCCACGTTCGCACCGTGTCCTCAGTCAGATCGAAATCCTGATCCGGCCCTCGGGAGATTACGATCCAGCGGTCTCCATCTTCTTTGACCCAGTAACCAAGCGGAGCGCGTTGCGGTCCCTCGGCGGCGAAGAGATCCAGCCGGAGATAGCGCGCGAGATCCTGGTAGTAAGGCGCATCGCCTTGGTTTCGAGCATAGAATTCTGAGATGGATTTCGGCAGCGCACCTTCCGCGGGCGCTGGGAAGGCTCCGTCCGCACGCTGCATCTGATTCAGGGTCACCTGCACAATCATGAGATCTCGGTAAAGACGTTCGAGCTTCTGTTGCGCCTTGCGCCGTTCGATATTCCAATCGACCCCGAAGAACAACAAAGCGGCGATGACCAGAACAGCCAAGGAAACCGCAATGCCGGTGCGGCGAAGTTCCGCTTTTGTCCACGTCTGTTCAGAAAAGTCCACCGCGAGGGCCCCCGAAACGGTCTCGAATGTTGACACACACCCGTGGCATCGTGCGACTAGAGACTTAGAGTCGACCCAAAAAGCGAAAAAAGCATGAGTCTGGCCGATCATTCCAACTTCTACGAAGTCCTCGATGCCCTCGACACTGTCGGGGTCATCAGCCGCGTCAAGGCCCGTATTCGGACATCCGGCGCGCCAGTCCTGATCTATCGCCTGCCTGAGGAAGGCTCCAGCAAGCACGAGGTGAAGATACTTAACGACCTGAAGCGCTGGGGCACAGTCCGTAATCCGCGCCTGCCGATGATGATCGACGCCTGGCAGGCGGATGGACGGATCGAGTACGCGCAGATTGAGTATTCTGGCACTTCATTGAATGATCCCGCGGGCCACGGGCCACTGATGAATTCGCGGCGGGGCCTGGAGATGGAAGTCGTCTGGCAGTCGTTGAATGCCATCCGTGCACTTCACGATGCGAGCGTTAGCCACGAGCACCTGCGTCGTGATTCCTTTGAAATTCTGCGGGACGGAACAGTCTATCTTCGCGACAATGGACTGCTGCATTGCTTGAACAGCCAACTCGCGAAGGGTGGTTCTCAGTCGGACATCGGCTTCATGCTCTCCTCAAATCTGATGCGACACGATGTCGGCGATTGGGCCCTGACGATCACAGAGTGCCTCAGCGGCCAGTCGCTGGCGAACCTCGATGATTTGGAAACGCCGTTGCTCCCGCCGCACATCTACGAAGGTGCTGTCACGCAGTTGCGTCGTACATTCAAGGAACCCGATCTGGCGAATTTCATGGAGCGTGCACTGGCTTGCCGCGGCAAAGAGGAGCCAGAGTTCGGCAATGCGATCGATGCCCGAAAGGCTTTCGAGAAAGAGTTCCCGAAGGTGGTGCGCCCATGATCGGCCAGGAACTCGGATGGAATTTCGTCGAACGCGTCGTGGACCGCGGGTTCTTCGAGGATCAGCTTGTCGAGCATGAGACCACCGGACTGCGTGCCGTACGTCGTTTGTTCTCAGAGAATTTCTGCGCCGACGATATCGCCGTCGGCACGGTGCGTCGCCAGGTCGAGAAGGCCGCCGTCGTTCAGCACCCCGGAATTCCTGCAGTTCTACACGTGGAGGACACCGGCAAGCAGATTGCGATCTACTACGAGTACATCCACGGACGCGCATTCGAGAAGATGACGCGCGACCGCGACTTCAGCAAACCCAAGGCCTGGGGCGGATATTCCCTGGCGATCGTGCATCTTCTCCTGACACTGCGTCAGTTCGGGCTTGGCTACGATCGGCTGCTGCTGGAGGACCTTGTTCTTCTCGATGGTCTAATCAGAGTTCGTAATCGCTGGCCGATTGGCGATCTCGACGAAAGCGAAACCGGCGGCAGTCCATTCCTGGAACGTATGGCGCAATCTCCGTATGGTGGAGTCTATGCCGTCGAGAAGCGACACCCGCATGCCGAGGCCCTCAATCGTCTGAAGAACTTGCTCTACTTCATGGCCTCCGGCCAGTGGGAACAGAACATGTCCCAGACGATCGAGCGACACACGGCTGAAAAGGCCACCGGTCGTTCCGTCAGCAAGACACCGCTGGGTCTCGAATACGAAATCGAAGATATCCTGATGCGGCTGCACGACCCAGCGGGGGAGCGCGGCATCAAGTCGCTCGAGGAACTGGAGAACGCGTTGACGCTGCTGACTGGCAGTTCGCGAGCCAGTCAAAGTCGTGCGAGCCAAAGCCGGGCTAGTCGAAGTGTCTCACGATCCAGTCAGCCGGATTCGATCTCAAAGACCATGGGCAAGCCGGCGCCGGGATCGGAGTGGGATTCCTCCGGCGAAATCCCGATGCCGGAAATTCCCTCGCCCGACGAGCAGGAACGCGAATATCAGCGCGCAAGCGCCGAGGCCGCGCGCATCCATAATACCGAAGATGCATTGCCGAAGCTCGGCGGCCCCAGCGATTCCGATACGGGCAGCAGAGGCCTTCCCCAGGAGGCGACCGACGATGAGGATGACGACGAGGATCGCAGCTACCTCTACCCGACGCGGCCATCCGGCGATTCGACATCCCGTCCAATGCTATCCACTTCCAGCCTCGCATCGGCTGAAACCACCAGGCGCGCAACGAAGCCCGCTCGCATTAAAGAGCCAATCGAGTGGGGATTGTGGATCAAGATCTTTGGGGCCCTCATGGTCTTTGGTGTGATCATCGTCGGCGCCGTCTTCGGCGTGAAGTACATTCTCCTGAAGAAGCCGAACCATGCGCCGGTTGCGCAGTTCCAGCACACTCCCGGCACTCTGACCGTTCTGCAGAAGATCGAACTGGATGCCACCCATTCAAGCGATACGGATGGCGACTCGTTGACGTATACCTGGCGAGTCGTCGATCTGCCCAAATCGGACTACCTGATTCGCCCGAATGGCAGTTCGGAATCCGCGCAGACAACGCTACAGTTCTTTGTCAGTGGTGAATATACCGTCGAACTGTCGGTGTTTGACGGCGCGCTGTCCAGCGATCCCGCCCGGCAGACGCTCCTGATCGAAACCGCACAACCGCGCTGAATATCATGACCGAAGCGCTCGCAGAAGTCGCTCAATGGTTGCAGGACGCCCGGTCGGTGCTCGTCCTGACCGGCGCGGGCATCTCTGCCGAGAGTGGCATTCCCACCTTCCGTGGGAAAGACGGGTGGTGGAAGAACCACGACCCGATGGAACTTGCATCGCCGGAAGGATTTGCGCGGAACCCAGCGCTCGTGTGGGAATGGTACGCCTACCGTTACCATCTCGTCGAGAAAGCTCAGCCAAATCCTGGGCACCACGCGATCGCGCATTTGGAGGAACGGACTCCTGCGTTCCTGTTACTGACCCAGAATGTCGATGGCTTGCACCGTCGCGCCGGCAGCAAGAACGTGCATGAAATCCACGGTTCGATCCAACGCATGCGTTGCACGCGAACGGGCAAAATCTACCATCCGACCGATGTGCCGATCGAGCCTCCGTTCCCGCTGAAGACTCCCGACGGCGACCTGCTGCGTCCGGACGTTGTCTGGTTTGGCGAGACGATTCGTATGGATGCGGCGGAGGCCGTTGAGGACTTTCTTGCAACCCACCATCCCGATGTCTGCCTGCTCATCGGAACGTCTGCGCTCTTTGCCTATATTCAAAGCTGGAGTCTGCGCGCCAAGTACGCCGGCGCACGACTTGTTGAAATCAACGCCGAGCGTTCCACCCTGTCGGGCATGGCCGACGCGTTCATTCAGCAGCAGGCAGGGACTGCGCTCCCTCAACTTGTCGAGGCCCTTACCTAGTCGAGCTTCTCGTCAAACGGTCCCGAGAACTTGGGATCGCGCGCCGCGTAGTCCCCCTTCTTTGCGACCTCCGGATTAATCCACTCGATGACGGCTGCGTAGCCCTGGCTGGGTTCGTCGTAGCGAAGGTAATTGTCGACCACGTACAGGACCCGGAACTCCTGCTTCAGTTGGAACGTCAACGTTGGATCGTGCAGTTCGCCCTTCACAACCTTCAGGACGTACTCCTCGGCAGACAACGTTCCCGCGCAGCGATGGTAGCCGCGCAGGCGAGCGCCCGCACGAATACGCAGCAACCCAAGTTGGCGGACGAGTTCTCGCCTGGCGGCATAGATCTTCCGGCCGATTCCCTTGCCCTGCGAATCGGGATGAACCATGACTTCCGCCCCGTAGAGCGTGTGACCTTCCGGATCGTGGTTCGTGAACATGCCGGCGTCGGTGAACTCGCGCCAGTTTCCGTGGCGCTCGTAATCGTCCCACAAGACGATCAGGCTGGCGGCCATCCCGAGGATACGTCCATCGCTCCGATCTTCCGCGACAAACTGACCTTCCGGAAAGACCTCCAGGTGTTTCCCCAGGGTTGCATTTCCCCAGGGCGGATCGTCCGGGTAGACAATCCGGCAGAGCGCAGCAATGGCCTCGAAATCCTCGGGCCGGGTATTGCGAATAATGACTTCAGTCACAGTTTCTCGAATTCGACGACTTCCGGATTCGCGACAAGAGCCGCGGTCCTCTTGCTGTCGTTCAGTGGCAGTACAGACCCAAACTCCCGGGACTCGGCAATCGTCTCCATATCGAGATCGGCGATCACCATCGTCTCGAGATTCGGCATCCCCTCTGCCAAAATGCCGTCGCGCGCAAATGAAAAATCGCACGGAGTCAAAACAGATGCCTGTCCATAATTCAGCGAGATGGCGGGCACCATCGGCAGCGATCCGACCGTTGAGGAATGGATGACATAAACCTGGTTTTCGATAGCCCTGGCATGGGCGCAATACCGCACGCGAAGGAAGCCCTGCCGATCGTCTGTGCAACTCG
This genomic window from bacterium contains:
- a CDS encoding TolC family protein, coding for MKAKSWILALGCGALLLCGPARAQEDSQDTPSEVEQPRPAVEVLTEPTGEFRLNALKGDPVELTLRDVVLQTLMQNLDIKISKKDRDIAAEQVFAELGIYDPVFEAGVTRTQIDEQSRTLPQNRWTVDEKDTQSYAALSQRTPWGTMVTLEFTDHRQHILDRDPRVGNTLSPSYRQTAGVTVTQPLLKNFGPLVNNANIRIAKRRLDQSNEAFRGQIMDQLASVMGAYWELVFTIRNLDVQEQALASARELERVNKARVDVGSLPRLSLVQAQAEVAYRESLVVNAESAVAQAQDNLLQLMNWDRTDLDKEWNRPIIPVDSPEFTPDVRFSDSELINVAFARRPDFLAAVTELDVAHINRDVSKRQRLPELNVFGSYTYSGLDNSRWGAFDYVDDMDYTDYSFGAEFRFPLFNRQARAQYHQSLDYAEQQELFIQQLEVAITGQVRASTRSVRTALRRIDATRKQVTADQEKLDAEIKRREVGERTTFDVLDFQDDLAQSQASEARAMVDYQIAMIELARSTGTLLDAQNILVDDQVPPGGFDLGFQPVSTDSITPEEVDEAVPSAQHLLAPLQ
- a CDS encoding preprotein translocase subunit SecE → MDFSEQTWTKAELRRTGIAVSLAVLVIAALLFFGVDWNIERRKAQQKLERLYRDLMIVQVTLNQMQRADGAFPAPAEGALPKSISEFYARNQGDAPYYQDLARYLRLDLFAAEGPQRAPLGYWVKEDGDRWIVISRGPDQDFDLTEDTVRTWEPSKWLLATYDPTNGVASSGDIWIYNGAE
- a CDS encoding PKD domain-containing protein; this translates as MIGQELGWNFVERVVDRGFFEDQLVEHETTGLRAVRRLFSENFCADDIAVGTVRRQVEKAAVVQHPGIPAVLHVEDTGKQIAIYYEYIHGRAFEKMTRDRDFSKPKAWGGYSLAIVHLLLTLRQFGLGYDRLLLEDLVLLDGLIRVRNRWPIGDLDESETGGSPFLERMAQSPYGGVYAVEKRHPHAEALNRLKNLLYFMASGQWEQNMSQTIERHTAEKATGRSVSKTPLGLEYEIEDILMRLHDPAGERGIKSLEELENALTLLTGSSRASQSRASQSRASRSVSRSSQPDSISKTMGKPAPGSEWDSSGEIPMPEIPSPDEQEREYQRASAEAARIHNTEDALPKLGGPSDSDTGSRGLPQEATDDEDDDEDRSYLYPTRPSGDSTSRPMLSTSSLASAETTRRATKPARIKEPIEWGLWIKIFGALMVFGVIIVGAVFGVKYILLKKPNHAPVAQFQHTPGTLTVLQKIELDATHSSDTDGDSLTYTWRVVDLPKSDYLIRPNGSSESAQTTLQFFVSGEYTVELSVFDGALSSDPARQTLLIETAQPR
- a CDS encoding NAD-dependent deacylase translates to MTEALAEVAQWLQDARSVLVLTGAGISAESGIPTFRGKDGWWKNHDPMELASPEGFARNPALVWEWYAYRYHLVEKAQPNPGHHAIAHLEERTPAFLLLTQNVDGLHRRAGSKNVHEIHGSIQRMRCTRTGKIYHPTDVPIEPPFPLKTPDGDLLRPDVVWFGETIRMDAAEAVEDFLATHHPDVCLLIGTSALFAYIQSWSLRAKYAGARLVEINAERSTLSGMADAFIQQQAGTALPQLVEALT
- a CDS encoding GNAT family N-acetyltransferase: MTEVIIRNTRPEDFEAIAALCRIVYPDDPPWGNATLGKHLEVFPEGQFVAEDRSDGRILGMAASLIVLWDDYERHGNWREFTDAGMFTNHDPEGHTLYGAEVMVHPDSQGKGIGRKIYAARRELVRQLGLLRIRAGARLRGYHRCAGTLSAEEYVLKVVKGELHDPTLTFQLKQEFRVLYVVDNYLRYDEPSQGYAAVIEWINPEVAKKGDYAARDPKFSGPFDEKLD